In one Rutidosis leptorrhynchoides isolate AG116_Rl617_1_P2 chromosome 8, CSIRO_AGI_Rlap_v1, whole genome shotgun sequence genomic region, the following are encoded:
- the LOC139863691 gene encoding LOB domain-containing protein 10-like, protein MSSFQSSVETMYAVVKVKEKMSTNSPCAACKFLRRKCTQECVFAPYFPPDQPHKFANVHKVYGASNVAKLLNDLPTTQREDAVNSLAYEADARLRDPVYGCVGLISILQHRLKQVQMDLENAKRELANYIGPSAMIPIINQGLPNYNMQPNPVLGLVQSQQMVQDQHQQQHQLIEANDQQQRCSGEVLGSFNGGIDAVSAAVQVTANEFSHMTTRAAAMSPCLSLGGSYESNHNHNHNNMYHQIQHQPHHHHQLHQLFLQQQPLQPQGAE, encoded by the exons ATGTCGTCGTTTCAATCCAG TGTTGAAACTATGTATGCAGTTGTGAAGGTAAAAGAGAAAATGTCAACAAATTCGCCATGTGCTGCGTGCAAGTTTCTACGTCGAAAATGCACACAAGAGTGTGTTTTCGCACCTTATTTTCCACCAGATCAGCCTCATAAGTTTGCAAATGTGCACAAAGTTTATGGAGCAAGCAATGTTGCTAAACTTCTCAATGATTTGCCAACCACACAACGAGAAGATGCGGTTAATTCGTTAGCTTACGAAGCCGATGCAAGGCTACGCGATCCAGTTTATGGCTGTGTAGGACTAATCTCGATTCTCCAACATCGGTTAAAACAAGTTCAGATGGATTTAGAAAACGCTAAACGAGAATTAGCTAACTACATTGGCCCATCTGCAATGATTCCGATTATTAATCAAGGTTTACCTAATTACAACATGCAACCAAATCCGGTTTTAGGGTTGGTTCAGAGTCAACAAATGGTTCAAGATCAGCACCAGCAGCAACATCAGTTGATTGAAGCTAATGATCAGCAGCAGCGGTGTTCGGGCGAGGTTTTAGGGAGTTTTAATGGTGGAATTGATGCAGTTTCAGCTGCGGTTCAAGTGACTGCTAATGAGTTTAGCCATATGACCACCAGGGCTGCAGCCATGTCACCGTGTTTATCGTTAGGTGGTTCGTATGagagtaatcataatcataatcataataatatgtatcatcagATTCAACACCAGCCACATCATCATCACCAGCTGCATCAGTTGTTTCTCCAGCAACAACCGCTGCAACCACAAGGAGCCGAGTAG